A window from Spiroplasma endosymbiont of Aspidapion aeneum encodes these proteins:
- a CDS encoding ABC transporter ATP-binding protein — protein MEKENISENKIEKPRIVSKSGNFMNTIFVYYKKYWQMAIFILIFVVLIVCCAIAIPLLTYEMTTDISISNLKKSPYSSISVDVFESKLSIPYWGIHWQTLLYIGLGIVCFDMIALYMSQFLQIKLGKKIEIHLRNIALESLIKQDISYYSDKKIGEIITKIISDTQIIGEQSSQVPVQLITALLQVSAGVTMMFIFDVKMTAIALSFFVIMLVVLFSSMKAVRRRIVKVRTVITEANGVVTDKINTVRLIKSSGTEIYETQKIKEEHENYYRVNKKLAKIQAFMIVIIFGGLTILQFITIGAAMVIHGNSSDSAMFFQTTFAAYTLAQGVMTSPLFQVIMATVGITTATVAGRRVSEVISSKPIFNFHYNDGVIIDEIFGDIILKDVEFRYPEKPDQLILPKFNFTFEEGKSYAFVGETGSGKSTIAKILLRFYDPYSGDVLIQNGNVNLKDVQLSSYLNSVGYVEQDPQIMFGNVYDNVRYGRFDASNDEVEEACKKAELHELIKTWKDGYNTILGERGMLLSGGQKQRLVIARMFLKDPKLLILDEATSALDNVVEKEIQAKLEDLMKGRTTISIAHRLSTIKNCDKIIVLAPGIGIVQVGKFNELKKQPGHFKNLYEAGIS, from the coding sequence ATGGAAAAAGAAAATATATCTGAAAATAAAATTGAAAAACCAAGAATTGTAAGTAAAAGTGGAAACTTTATGAATACAATTTTTGTGTATTATAAAAAATATTGGCAAATGGCAATCTTCATCCTTATTTTTGTTGTTTTAATTGTTTGTTGTGCTATTGCTATCCCATTGTTGACGTATGAAATGACTACTGATATTTCAATTTCAAATCTTAAAAAAAGCCCATATTCTTCTATTAGTGTTGATGTGTTTGAAAGTAAATTATCAATTCCATATTGAGGAATTCATTGACAAACACTTTTATACATTGGTTTGGGGATTGTTTGTTTTGATATGATTGCTTTGTATATGAGTCAATTTTTACAAATTAAGTTAGGAAAAAAAATCGAGATTCATTTGAGAAATATAGCCTTAGAATCATTGATAAAACAAGATATTTCTTACTATTCTGATAAAAAAATTGGAGAAATTATTACAAAAATAATATCAGATACACAAATTATTGGTGAACAATCATCACAAGTCCCAGTTCAACTAATAACAGCACTTTTACAGGTTTCTGCTGGTGTGACAATGATGTTTATTTTTGATGTTAAAATGACAGCGATAGCATTGAGTTTCTTTGTTATAATGTTGGTTGTTTTATTTTCATCTATGAAAGCTGTTCGAAGAAGAATTGTAAAGGTAAGAACTGTAATTACAGAGGCAAATGGGGTTGTTACTGATAAAATAAATACTGTGAGATTGATAAAATCTAGTGGAACTGAAATTTATGAGACACAAAAAATTAAAGAAGAACATGAAAATTATTATCGAGTTAATAAAAAACTAGCAAAAATTCAAGCATTTATGATTGTTATTATTTTCGGAGGACTAACAATTTTACAATTCATTACAATTGGAGCTGCAATGGTAATCCATGGAAACTCCTCAGATTCTGCAATGTTTTTTCAAACAACTTTTGCAGCATATACATTAGCTCAAGGGGTGATGACATCACCACTATTCCAAGTGATTATGGCAACTGTTGGGATTACAACCGCAACTGTTGCTGGAAGAAGAGTAAGTGAGGTTATTTCCTCAAAACCAATTTTTAACTTCCACTATAATGATGGTGTTATAATTGATGAAATTTTTGGAGATATTATCTTAAAAGATGTTGAGTTTAGATATCCAGAAAAACCAGACCAATTAATTTTACCTAAGTTTAATTTTACCTTTGAAGAGGGAAAAAGTTATGCTTTTGTTGGTGAAACTGGTAGTGGAAAATCAACAATTGCAAAAATACTATTAAGATTCTATGATCCCTATTCTGGAGATGTCTTAATTCAAAATGGTAACGTAAATTTAAAAGATGTTCAATTATCTTCATATTTAAATAGTGTAGGATATGTAGAACAAGACCCCCAAATTATGTTTGGAAATGTTTATGATAATGTTCGTTATGGAAGATTTGACGCATCTAATGATGAAGTTGAAGAAGCTTGTAAAAAAGCAGAACTTCATGAACTTATTAAAACCTGAAAAGACGGTTATAATACAATTTTAGGAGAAAGAGGGATGTTATTGTCTGGTGGACAAAAACAGCGACTTGTAATTGCTAGAATGTTCCTAAAAGACCCAAAATTATTAATTTTAGATGAAGCAACTAGTGCTTTAGATAATGTTGTTGAAAAAGAGATTCAAGCAAAATTAGAAGATTTGATGAAAGGGAGAACAACAATATCAATAGCGCACCGTTTATCAACAATTAAAAATTGTGATAAAATTATCGTTTTAGCTCCTGGAATTGGTATTGTACAAGTTGGTAAATTTAATGAACTAAAAAAACAACCAGGGCATTTTAAAAATCTTTATGAAGCTGGAATCTCTTAA
- the hisS gene encoding histidine--tRNA ligase: protein MITKPRGTVDLYGKKARMYTTMKELVCLLMNNYHFEEIITPVFENEQLFTNGIGQETDIVGKEMFSFLDRKSRSMVLRPEFTAPVVRSVIENKLYTNPLPLKLFYFDKCFRYERPQKGRQREFWQFGVEIIGVKSQLAEVEAIQIIVNFLTILTIEEYKIRVNYLLTGSEREKYITELKKYLKNTKLCEDCTTRIEKNPLRVLDCKIDVDILKKAPKMVDYSSIKDKENFDKIIKVLKISNIQTTKDDNLVRGLDYYTGLIFEVDLKFKDGTYLTIAGGGRYDGLIEKLSGPALESVGFGLGLERLFLYIEDRNIELLHENPVEVYFVGLTDQSRIFTSLIANALRMGGVSCEINHDERSLKSSFKYCEQIDAKNIVVIGDDEVKSNTFKVKNQKTKKEKTIVGFEELVKYFIDNKKGN from the coding sequence ATGATTACAAAACCAAGAGGAACAGTCGATTTATATGGCAAAAAAGCTAGAATGTATACCACAATGAAGGAATTGGTATGTCTTTTGATGAATAATTACCATTTTGAAGAGATCATTACCCCAGTTTTTGAAAATGAACAATTATTTACAAATGGAATTGGGCAAGAAACAGATATAGTTGGTAAGGAAATGTTTAGTTTTCTTGATCGAAAATCTCGCTCGATGGTCTTAAGACCAGAGTTTACAGCCCCGGTTGTACGTAGTGTAATTGAAAATAAATTATATACTAACCCATTGCCATTAAAATTGTTTTACTTTGATAAATGTTTTCGTTATGAACGTCCACAAAAAGGTCGCCAACGTGAATTTTGACAGTTTGGTGTTGAAATTATTGGTGTAAAATCACAACTAGCAGAGGTTGAAGCAATTCAAATTATAGTTAATTTTTTAACAATTTTAACGATTGAAGAGTATAAAATAAGAGTAAACTATCTTTTAACTGGTAGTGAACGTGAAAAATACATCACTGAACTTAAAAAATACTTAAAAAACACAAAATTATGTGAAGATTGTACAACAAGAATTGAAAAAAACCCACTAAGAGTATTGGATTGCAAAATTGATGTTGATATTCTTAAAAAAGCACCTAAAATGGTTGATTATTCATCAATAAAAGATAAAGAAAATTTTGATAAAATTATAAAAGTGCTAAAAATATCAAATATCCAAACCACTAAAGATGATAATTTGGTTAGAGGATTGGATTATTATACGGGTTTAATATTTGAAGTTGATTTAAAATTCAAAGATGGCACATATTTAACAATTGCTGGTGGTGGAAGATATGATGGTTTAATTGAAAAATTATCTGGACCAGCATTAGAATCTGTTGGTTTTGGACTCGGATTAGAAAGACTATTTTTATATATTGAAGATAGAAATATTGAACTACTCCATGAAAACCCAGTTGAGGTTTATTTTGTGGGATTAACAGACCAATCAAGAATTTTTACAAGTCTTATAGCAAACGCTTTAAGAATGGGGGGAGTTAGTTGCGAAATTAACCACGACGAACGTTCTTTAAAGTCAAGTTTCAAATATTGTGAACAAATAGATGCAAAAAATATTGTTGTCATTGGTGATGATGAGGTAAAATCAAACACTTTTAAAGTAAAAAATCAAAAAACTAAAAAAGAAAAAACAATTGTTGGTTTTGAGGAACTTGTAAAATATTTTATTGATAATAAGAAAGGGAATTAA
- the aspS gene encoding aspartate--tRNA ligase, whose amino-acid sequence MIRTHNNNQLTLKDLNKKVILQGYIDKIRKLGKKIFVDLRDMYGITQILFEDDLVDEAMLLKNEYVVQVDGVVLKRLSANPGLVTGEVEVKCKKLQIISKSILTPFEIKDDLDASEETRMKYRYLDLRRPLIQKNFIFKSQIYKITRNFFYENEFIEIPTPILGKATPEGARDFVVPSRLNKGKWYALPQSPQLYKQLFMVSGFDRYFQIARTFRDEDLRNDRQLEFDQLDLEMSFAKQEDVIFIIDTYIKELFLKALNYKIENIPHISFSDSIEKYGCDKPDIRYDLYLHTLNDIFKDSQFPIFKDTNKSIRSIAVKYLLSKKEIEACEEISKQNHCQFFSFVKITNKEWSGPLASKLSDKEKASLINKFKVKDNGTIIIAHDEYLKVSAALSGIRTKLAKDYKLYDENSFKPCFIVDFPLFEFSEEENRYVSAHNPFTMPSQKYIDNFENNKPEAMAASYDLVINGYEMGSGAERITDQEIQKRMFKAIDMDNEEIENNFGWFINAYKYGAPYHAGMGIGIDRLIMVMTKSDSIREIISFPKNSKGICAMTNAPSEIDDQEFKDTFPSLPKNNNIIFK is encoded by the coding sequence ATGATCAGAACACATAATAATAACCAATTAACATTAAAAGACCTTAATAAAAAAGTAATTTTACAAGGATATATTGATAAAATTAGAAAACTAGGTAAAAAAATATTTGTTGATCTTCGTGATATGTATGGAATTACACAAATACTTTTTGAGGATGATTTAGTTGACGAGGCAATGTTGTTAAAAAATGAATATGTTGTTCAAGTTGATGGTGTAGTTTTAAAAAGACTTAGTGCAAATCCTGGTTTAGTTACTGGGGAAGTTGAAGTAAAATGCAAAAAGTTGCAAATAATTAGTAAATCAATCTTAACACCTTTTGAAATAAAAGATGATCTTGATGCTAGTGAAGAAACCAGAATGAAATATCGATATTTAGATTTAAGAAGACCTTTAATTCAAAAAAACTTTATTTTTAAATCACAAATCTATAAAATAACAAGAAATTTTTTTTATGAGAATGAATTTATAGAAATACCAACACCGATTTTAGGAAAAGCAACACCTGAAGGGGCTAGAGACTTTGTTGTCCCTAGTCGATTAAATAAAGGTAAATGATATGCTTTACCTCAATCCCCTCAGTTGTACAAACAATTATTTATGGTTTCTGGGTTTGATCGTTATTTTCAAATTGCTAGAACATTTAGAGATGAAGATCTAAGAAATGATAGACAATTAGAATTTGACCAATTAGATTTAGAAATGTCTTTTGCAAAGCAAGAAGATGTTATTTTTATTATTGACACATATATAAAAGAACTTTTTCTAAAAGCTCTTAATTATAAAATTGAAAATATTCCTCATATTAGTTTTTCAGATAGTATTGAAAAATATGGTTGTGATAAACCAGATATTCGTTATGATTTATATTTACATACACTAAATGATATTTTCAAAGATTCTCAATTTCCAATTTTTAAAGATACTAATAAATCAATTAGATCAATCGCTGTGAAATATCTTTTATCAAAAAAAGAAATTGAAGCCTGTGAAGAAATTTCAAAGCAAAATCATTGTCAATTCTTTTCATTTGTAAAAATTACAAATAAAGAATGAAGTGGTCCACTTGCATCTAAATTGAGTGATAAAGAAAAAGCATCTTTAATAAATAAATTTAAAGTTAAGGATAATGGGACTATTATCATTGCTCACGATGAATACTTAAAAGTAAGTGCAGCTTTGTCTGGAATAAGAACAAAACTAGCTAAAGATTATAAATTATATGATGAAAATTCATTCAAGCCTTGTTTTATTGTAGATTTTCCTTTATTTGAATTTTCAGAAGAAGAAAACAGATATGTTTCTGCTCATAACCCCTTTACAATGCCTTCTCAAAAATATATTGACAATTTTGAAAATAATAAACCAGAAGCGATGGCTGCTAGTTATGACTTGGTTATCAATGGCTATGAAATGGGGTCAGGGGCTGAAAGAATTACAGACCAAGAAATTCAAAAAAGAATGTTTAAAGCAATAGATATGGATAATGAAGAAATCGAAAACAATTTTGGATGGTTTATTAATGCTTATAAATATGGGGCTCCATATCATGCTGGAATGGGAATTGGAATTGACCGATTAATTATGGTAATGACAAAATCAGATTCAATTAGAGAAATTATCTCTTTTCCTAAAAATTCAAAAGGAATATGCGCAATGACAAACGCTCCAAGTGAAATTGATGACCAAGAATTTAAAGATACATTTCCTTCATTGCCAAAAAATAATAATATTATCTTCAAATAA
- the yihA gene encoding ribosome biogenesis GTP-binding protein YihA/YsxC: MFIKNSVFIKSCASFDDLPKDDVKEVIFLGRSNVGKSSFINSFCNQNKLAKISQTPGKTRLLNLFSINNNLFRLVDSPGYGYAKIAVSLKDSFLKLMDDYLKESSNLKLCCLLLDMRRTPNQGDIDLYNFLKYYKKSVLIIGTKEDKLKRNDIIKQTKIIKSAIGFNEDDKFIITSSLNKLNIIKVQEYILNFLATC; the protein is encoded by the coding sequence ATGTTTATTAAAAATTCAGTCTTTATTAAATCGTGTGCTTCTTTTGATGATTTACCAAAAGATGATGTTAAAGAGGTTATTTTTTTAGGAAGAAGTAATGTTGGAAAATCATCTTTTATTAATAGTTTTTGTAACCAAAACAAATTAGCAAAAATATCTCAAACCCCCGGTAAAACAAGATTATTAAATTTATTCTCAATTAACAATAATTTATTTAGACTAGTTGATAGTCCTGGTTATGGTTATGCAAAGATAGCAGTTAGTTTGAAAGATAGCTTTTTAAAGCTTATGGATGATTATCTTAAAGAAAGTTCTAATCTAAAACTTTGCTGTTTATTATTAGATATGCGCCGAACACCAAATCAAGGAGATATTGATTTATATAACTTTTTAAAATATTATAAAAAATCAGTTTTAATTATTGGCACAAAAGAAGATAAGTTAAAAAGAAATGATATTATAAAACAAACAAAAATTATTAAATCAGCAATTGGTTTTAATGAAGATGATAAATTCATCATCACTTCATCGTTAAATAAGTTAAATATAATCAAGGTTCAAGAGTATATATTAAATTTTTTAGCCACTTGCTAA